Within Phaenicophaeus curvirostris isolate KB17595 chromosome 7, BPBGC_Pcur_1.0, whole genome shotgun sequence, the genomic segment GTTGAGCAGGGACCGGGCCACATCCAGGGGCTGCGCGTCCTCCCCATCCTCGCTGTTCCCTAGCAGGTTCCCACTCTCTGGCACACCCAGGAGGTGTCGTAGCgtccccacatccccagttTTGCAGGCCGTGAACAGGGTATTGCGGAGCTTGGTCTGAGGGTCTCCTACGAGGAAAGAACAGGAGGGGAGTCTGAAGGCTCCCTGGGCAGAGCAGTGCTCTGGTCTGACTAGGAAATAAACATAGGGCAGTTAAAGCATCGTCCTGCCAGCTGGATTTGGGCACTGAAAGATCTCCAGCACCTTTGGACTCTGTCATGTCCCATGGCACTGCTGGCAGCAGCCGAGCCCTCTCCTGAGATGAGAACTAACTCAATCCCTCCCCTCATCAGCTTAGCCAGGTGCTGCTGCCCCCTGGGGTTCTGAGCTACTGCTACAAACACAGAGCTCACTTGAAGCCACGTGGTTACATCACAGCCATTCCACACCCAGCTGCTCTGAGCACCCATGCGACAATATGCCCTTCACCCCGCTGCAAAGTCACCAGCAAATGTGGCAGGCATCCATCTGGCCTAGGTCCCAACCACCCCACTTACCACCATTGTCCCAGAGAAGGGGCTCAGCCCCAggctcctcctgcagctccgTCACCAGCTCCAGGCTGGGTTGCCCAGACTGGCTATCAGAGCATTCCGGCTCTTTAGCACAGGGCCCTGCACACAGAGCACACTGTGAGGAAGAGGGCACCCCAGCCATGACAGTCCCTTCCCCAATGCCCTCCTACTCTGTCCCCAGCCAATTCTTTTCCCTCACCTTTCTTCACCTTCCTGTCTCTTTTATTCCTCCTTTTGCGGTTTCGCTTGGGCATCACTTCGAATTCCCGGAGGTCTAAGGTCCCCAGTGTCACTTCCACTGTCTCCAGTTCCCCTGCAgggctttcttcctcctcctcttcctccttctctggagCTGACAGGGGTGATAAGACGGGGGCTGAGCCCTTCCGTAGGGCACAAGTTGCTCGGGGCTCCCAGCCAAGCACaccctgcccttctcctgcccagcACGAGGCCACACTCTGCAGATCCCCACTGTGGTGCCAGGCCCTGTCACAGCGCTGCAAATCTGGTCCCATGCCGTAACACCAGACCCCCCTGCTTGCTCAGTCGCATCTCCCTCCATGGCTAAACTCACCGCTTGGGTCCTCCTGTGGGACGTTcacctctgctttctgctgcctctTCTGCCACACCTTCCGGGGGAACCCAGTGATGTCCTCTAGTGGCGTATCCTTCCCTGGGCAGTAAGGGTGCTCCTGTCATtgcctggggacagggagcaCCCCATGTCTCTGGGGACTGAGGGTCAGAGAGTTAACACCTCAGCCCTACAGGGTGGGATCTCCTTATGCACAAGAGAACATGTCACCCCCCTGCTCTGACCCCCAGGCACCGGGGCTCGGCCAACTCACCATACACCTGCAGGCTGGCCAGCGTGGCATGGACTCGCAGCACTTCTCGCAGGGTGGCCCTGCGGGTGCTGAGGGGGATGTGGTAGACGCGAGGGTCACCCCGGGTGAGAGGTGGGTTCCTGCCACCGAAGAGCAGCGCACGGTTGTGACGAGGGGCCCGGATGAAGATGCGCTGAGCTTCATTCAGGTGCTGGGCCCAGGCTGCCAGCAGGTCCTGAATATCCTGGTGAGGAAGGTGAGGCACTATGGGGTCCCAAGTACACTGCGTAGGTACAGGTAGCCCTGGAGCAGGGACAGAGAAGCCTCAACTGGGCCCTGACCCCCTTCCAGAGCTCATACACTACCCACGCAATCCACAGTGGTGTGGTACCACCTCCAGGAGCCAGACATGACCATGTCTCCCTGCCAAGAGCCCAGTGCTGTGGTGTAACCTCACCTTGAGCAGCGCAGCCTCATTGTAACGCCGCAAGGAGGCTCCGGCTGATCTGGGTGCTGACCCTGGGGTCTGGGCATCCCGTAGGCCCTGGGCCGTGCCCCGACGGGCTCGCACCGTGTAGCGGTGGAAGGTCTTGTGCACCTGTATCTGGGGGCTGTGGAGAGGGGCATGCATGAGCAACAGGGCCCCGTGCATCGAGAAGAGGTGAGCTGATGCTCCTGGAAACCTGGAGGGATGTGGCTCACCCCTGGGGCTTCTCTTGTAGGGCAGCTAGGCTTAGCCAGCTCTCAAATGAAGACTCGCAGAGCTGCAGGTGCCCAGTGTATGAGAagcactgggatggaggagTAGGGAGGGGATGGCTATCTAACACCTACACCAGCTTGACCGTATACTGAGAGgcaaccccagctctgccctgtgGTACTCACCCCTGGAACACAGCTCCTGCGAAGTGCCCGCCACCCATCATCAGCACAACCCAGCACGTGCTCGCACCAAGGCTCTGCAGTGACGCCATCAGCTCCTCTGGTTCCTCAACACCACCCTGATATACAGACACCCTGATAGCACCCATGGGATGACCTCGTTACCTCTTGCTGTACCTCAAGACAGAGAGCAGCCCCTCTGTTAGGACTAGAAGCAGGTTTCTGGGAACACCCCAGAGCCAAAACGCAGGCCAGCAGCAAGCCTCAGGCTCTGACCTGGCACCAGAGACCACCCTTCCCATCAGAGGACACTGGGGACTGTCAGGCAGATGTCCACATCTCAGTGCCATCCATGTTCTCTGGGGTCCCTCTCCCAGTAAGTCAAGCTGTGACTTGCCTTCCTGATGCCCAGCACGCAGCGGTAGGCAGAGATGAGCTGGCCTTTTGCATTGCGGAGCAGGATCTTGTGGGAGCAGCGGGTCTGGGGATTCCCAGCACCATCGCTGGCAGAGGGCAGTAACTCTGACTCGCTGCTTGAATCAGAGCTCTCAGAATCGGACCCTGAAATGCTGGAAACATCAcctgcaagggaaagaaaattaagccTTGGAGTAGGGCAGAGATTAACCAGCAGCCTCCCCAAAACTTTTCAAGTGACCCTAAGTGCTAGCCCACGACCGCAGAAATGTCCTGTCCAACTGCCTACATGTCACAGGGGGGCTGTGGGCTGGGGAGACAGTGGTGTGGGGCTCAGGATCCCAGAGTATGCCTAGGCAGGGGCTCAAGTTGAACAGCCCTCTTGTCCACAGGAAGTCAGCATGGCTCAGAAGCAGTGCTGGACCCTCAAAAGAATTCACAGGGGCAGAACAAAGGGACCCTGAGCCGGCAGAGGGAAGCTAGGGACTTCATCCCTGTACAGAACAGCCTTAGCGAGGCCGCTGACAGCCTCTGGGTCCCACTGGGGGCAGCCCCGTTCCTCACCTGCACGGGTCTTCTCCTCAAACACTTCTGCTGGCAGTGACCGGCGCCCCAGGAGTCGCTGCTTCAGGTTGAAGCGGTGCCAGTCGAGACGGTAGTGCTCAGTCTGTGGAGGAAAGCGGTGTGAGCCAGTCGGGTCTTGGTGGTCCATGGAAcagccccaccaccacccctgaAAGGGCTGGAGGTGACAGACTCAGAGGGCTAAAGTGATGCTGGGACCCTGCAGTGACCCTGACTGGAACATCATGGTGCATTAAGGAGTTAGCCATATAACAGTTAACCTAACCAGACGCAAGCCTATGCAGTATGTATCATTTATCTCCAGTAAATGATATTTTATGCAACAAACATGAAGCCTGACTGCCAGATTCCAACAAGACATGGACAGCAGAGCTCTAGGAAGCAGCCAACACTAGGTTGCACCACACTGCAACTGAGCCTCCACAGCAGGAGTCTAACAGCTGTGCCAGCCCCACTCCCATGCTGGCCACTCAGCCCCCTTCACCTGCTCTTCCCGGCTGCTGAACTCCTGCCCACAAGTCGAGCAGCACATCCGCTCCGACACCTCAGGGACCCCGTGGACCTTCTCCTCACTGCTCCTGGCTGCAGGTTTctctggaagaagaaagaagggctGTGCACATGCAGCTCCCCAGGCTGCACTATAAAGACAAAGCTTCCTGAGTCTCTTCTCAGACACTCCAGAAGCCCTATGGCTGTAGAAGAAGCTCTGGGGACCTGGGGGTGACACCAAAGAAAGCCCATTTACCCACCCACCAGGCTAAGCTCCACACGGGCAATGCAAGCTGTGCTGATGACAGAACTCCAGAATAAACCTCAGAAGACAGAGCTCCACAAACAAACGTGGCATGGAGCTGTCAGCCATGAGCTTGGCGAAATACTCCCCTATGCTGCCCCACGCACCGTGGCTCACCACTCCTGGCTCGGCAGCCCACgtctctgcagcagctcctgcgaTGAGGGTCAGCCCACGCAAGAGAACggggtcctgggcagcctcgaaAACTGACTTGCTCTCTGGGGCCAGCATGGCTCCTGCTCCCAGAGGGGACAGTGACTGATCAGTGGGCTGCCCCA encodes:
- the ANKZF1 gene encoding tRNA endonuclease ANKZF1; this encodes MLAPESKSVFEAAQDPVLLRGLTLIAGAAAETWAAEPGVVSHEKPAARSSEEKVHGVPEVSERMCCSTCGQEFSSREEQTEHYRLDWHRFNLKQRLLGRRSLPAEVFEEKTRAGDVSSISGSDSESSDSSSESELLPSASDGAGNPQTRCSHKILLRNAKGQLISAYRCVLGIRKGGVEEPEELMASLQSLGASTCWVVLMMGGGHFAGAVFQGPQIQVHKTFHRYTVRARRGTAQGLRDAQTPGSAPRSAGASLRRYNEAALLKDIQDLLAAWAQHLNEAQRIFIRAPRHNRALLFGGRNPPLTRGDPRVYHIPLSTRRATLREVLRVHATLASLQVYGKDTPLEDITGFPRKVWQKRQQKAEVNVPQEDPSAPEKEEEEEEESPAGELETVEVTLGTLDLREFEVMPKRNRKRRNKRDRKVKKGPCAKEPECSDSQSGQPSLELVTELQEEPGAEPLLWDNGGDPQTKLRNTLFTACKTGDVGTLRHLLGVPESGNLLGNSEDGEDAQPLDVARSLLNQPVDEHGCTLLHVAARAGKAEAVFLLLQEGADPALRDEQDRTPYCVSADKPTRNAFRKFMVDHPDKYDYSRAKVPGPLTQEMEAKKLEKKRAQKAQRKQREQAQREERQRWEQEQEEKQRFAALSDREKRALAAERRLAAQLQDTSTTLANISRCWHCGESLLGRIPFHYLDFSFCSTACLQTHRRARASHT